In Trichoplusia ni isolate ovarian cell line Hi5 chromosome 17, tn1, whole genome shotgun sequence, the DNA window TCTAGTAAACTAGACCAGTAGCTTGACTAACCaagtttcattaattttcgGGAAGTTATTCGAATATATGAACCTATtggaaagttaaaataataaactcacGTCTATCAGCATCCTTATCATCAAAGGCCACAATTTCAGCCTTGACCAGGTGTCTCCTGAATTCCGTGACTCCATTCCCGACGTCCATCTTGCATAAGTTGCGATAGTCGTGTGACCCCAACAGCTGAGGACATGCTGACCTCATAGCCTCGATGTTAAGAGACGACCTTGGGAAGTAGTATTTGTATTGGCGTTTCTTGCAGTCAAATCTGGAAATAAATggattggtctagtggttggtgaGCCTGACTGCTATGGTAAAGGTCGTGGGTTCGCTTTCCAACCAGgactaatgtttgtgtgatgagcactgTCATTTGTTGCGACTGGGGGAGTTTCtctattatatgtatgtattttgaaatatataagtatgtttttcagttgtctggtactcataatacaagttttgcttagtttgatactagatggcgttgtataaaagttgtggaatgtttaaaaaattaataatatgtcCAAAGCTACACTGAGAATAGAACAGAAAATTCTTTATAACACACCATTTAAGTACAGGATTAGATAAAGATATGTAGTTACATTTTaccacaatgggcggtcttattgctaaaagcgatcttttaATACATAGACtactaggtgttgcccgcgggcccgcccgttacaaaatcgaaaatgatgccACGGGAACATAAAGTTGTGTCTATTATTCTAgatatctgtgtaccaagtttcgtccgttcagtaattttttcgCGAGACAGggacaaacattaatattaatataggtaGTGTATAAGTATTCCTGGTTTACCTGGCACTATATTCGGGATTATCAGTCGGTATCGGTGCCCAGGCGACCACCTTAATGTCCTTAGGAAGCAGTCTGTTCAGCATCTTGCAGTACGGCATCTCTTTTCTCAAAGCTTCAGGTGTATTCTGTTCCTCAATAGAAAATTTTGTTCGGAGAGATATTGAAATTACCTGAAAAAACATACGCGCATACATAAGCTGAAgtatttgatccttgtgtcacaAGAggctttacaaacattcaaggcacatACACAAAACCTTTGTACATCATTGTACATGTGGTTTGAATATCACAATCATAATCTCTCCAAggtttcgtggatcacacaaaggttcgtcgtacgcggggatcgatctCACGACACATCGCGCAGAGTGGCTACATGTGTCAGTGGCATCGTTGGACATATTAGTTTAGGGGTCTAGGGGATTCTCGAGTTTTAGGGATACTAACAAACAGTGTTCCATTTTAATACATAAGACGAGCTGTCCACGCGGACTATGTACCGCAAAACAGTCAATAATAACAATGTAGACaaaggtacaattttttttgcaacttttccatTTTATATCAGCTTCTTAATCAGCCCTGGACTTTCAAGAATATTTCAAGGCTAAAAtaatccaaatccgttcagccgtgaTGTGTCAGCCGTTACTCTCGTtaaaactctttattttatttttatatatacataaatagatTCTATTTACTGCTTGCttaactaaattatataaagTCCAACCTGTCCAAAAGCACTGACACCTTTATCAGTCCGTCCGCAGCGATGATAGTTGGATGTCTCCCTACTTTCAATAAGGCAGCACTTTATTAAAGCATTAAAAAGATGGTGCTCTATCGTCTGGTTGTTATCCTCTTGGACGGCAAGACCGTTGTAGTTCCAACCGAAGTATAGAACTCGGAGTAGGACACGGCGGAAGTTACACCTGGAACATTTACGATGTGATTGAGACAAGCTTATGGTTATGTGTATGCATAGCctttccaaactatgttgggattggcttccagtctaaaaggatgcagctaagtaccagtgttttaacaaggagtgactgcctatctgacctactGAACCCAGTTACCTGTGCAACATGATagcccttagttagactggttgtcagacttactAGCTGTCAGTGTGTCATGTCTTTCCTTGACTCTTTAATGCCACTAACTTGAGTCTGCTAACTTTAGAGAGCTTTTGGCATACCCAGGGTTGAGGgctatgaaatattattaataaatatttgacttaataaaaaagttatttaattaaaatgattttttgtgaCCAGATGCAGGTTGGATGCTCAGACTTTTATGAGCTATGcataaaaggtttaaaataacaGTTGATAATGCAAACTTATATACATATGttagatttttgttattattagatGCTTACACAAGTATTTTCTTATGTTTAAGACTTGACAGTACTAAAGTTACAATCTGCcataagtaaatttaaaaataaacctacttTCTAAAATCAAACTGTCTTTGTCCATCCTTCGTGAAGTCTTTAGGCTCACGCCCGAGATCCCGACTTATTATATTCCTTAACTGAAAGTTGTGGGCTTCTAATTGTATTATCCTGTCCACAAGGTCCtgggaaataaaagaaaaacaattgaaaacaaaattcaaaagagGTTATGtcttaaaaagtatattaatcAACGTTTATACTTCTTTATCGAGTTTCATCAGCTCCTCTTTATCTAAACCTCTGGTTTTTCTCGGTTTTGGCGGTAACTTCTCCATATTTTCATtgataatagaataaaaagatacaatcgctattttttgtattgttttgaaatttatttgacgGATGACATTGACAACTACAAAGGgttcatttttgaaaaataatgttgactGGAGCACCTTGTCTTTTGAGTATTAATCACAAACGCAActcattataacaatatttttaaggctGTAAAAAACTGCTAGAACATCATCATCTATACATAAACAAGTGACCGTCGGAAATTTAACTTAGTTATCTGTggtaatagtaaaaaaaacattattttttattctagcgccaaaaaacaaacaaaaatacttacaatatgCGAATGCTGTAGAATTTATTAGTTTTGGTTACATCTAACATCTGTTAAATCTAACAATTAAATGTCAAGAAAAAACGGTAAATTAAATAGGAAATACCTCAATACACGTTTCTAACTACGTTTTAAGtcatataaaatttttatttagattttcattCTGTTAAACCCACAGATTAGTAGTGGTTGAAACTATTTTTAGCTGTGTAGGGCAATGTCTAATAATcctttatttaacatttaactaTACAAAAGCTGGACAGGTGCccattcataaataaacaaataaagccTATGAGTAATGATCACAACTATGTAAGTAAATACTCTACTTCAACTCGACTCATATTTTCGTTATTGGACAAACACGCTGATTACATAGTAAATACAAGTAATGTTTTACAAgggtttttattgttattttggaCCGGAAAGAGTGTAAtgagttattgtttttaaggttccgtacctaaaggcTAAAAGCCCTACTACtgaggcttcgctgtctgtTTATCCATAGGtctccaggctgtatctcatgaaccatgacaGCTAAtgagttgaaattttcaagtgatgtatttttgttataatagaatataataaaaataaaaggttaagcaacgttatcatcatcatcatcatcatcatctcagcctatagcagtccactgttggacataggcctctccataatttctccagcgcgaccggttcgttaaGCAACGTTATAAAGATcataaattagtaataataatataatatatcctgggacagctcacacacggttatctgagcccaagctaagcagagcttgtgttatggtaaccagacaactgataaacttacttatatatttctagagaaaaataattttaatgttcgtTACCCATAAATTGATTATGTCAGCCTACCGACTTGTATTTTTAGCCTAATTGTACGAAACCTTACCACTGCGAATTCACACTGAATGGGTTTTCACATTTAAGTAGAGTCTCACAAAATCTTTCCGCTGTCATATTCAATTTCCACCTTTCGATGGACAGACAGAGAAACATCGAAGCcattgtaaatacatatatcttaGTGAACCGTAAAATACCAGATAAAATGTAATCTCGGTAGGTACCTACccttaaaacttttttacaatAACCTTTACCAAAGACACACTGCAATCCAGATTTAGACTGCAATGAATTCTATTCTTGAAACTAATTATGAGCACCACAAAAATCCTTCATTAACTATAAATGACGTCCGAAATAAAAACAGACCTTTTCGAGTTATTTCAGTCACAAATCTGTTAAATATTGACGCGTTCGTCACTTGTTTATTGATAGCATTTCCAAATAGGACAACGGGGGTGGAAATAGGGATGTCCTCGAGATTTCTAGTGTCCGAAACTATCGGATAAATCCGAAATATTGTAGCTGTAGTGATCGAAATTTACGGATATATCCTGCTGATATTATAGACGtgaatttgtatgtatggatgtctgTTGGGTGTTCACACAAAAATCATTGAACGAATTTAGAGGAAAATTGGTAcacatataatttataacttgGATTAAAATAGGCACAGAGTATAGAATACTTATAGTATAGAAGTACTACACAGGATAGTTCTTATCCCAATTTTGTGTGTGTCTATTTCTTGACAGGTAGTTGAGAtcttgtctttgtgcatgtgacgaGGTTAACTAACGGTTGTGTTGTAGCAGTCTTTTTGTCGTGAGTGTTTTtctctaatttgtttttttttagctaaaACCTTTTTAGCGAAACCCTCAGTATTTTAAGTTTGACTCCTGACCAGTTTTTCAGTGTATCTGATTAACCGCAACCTCTGTTCAATGAATGGGTGCTACAAATATACCTACGATTATCCGAATCAGAAACGGAATCCGAAATTGCAAATCGTAACATCCCTAGTGGAAAGTCCCCAAATGGAAGCGTTGGAAGTACCTACTTGTGACAAGGGCAGTTAGTGTTTACTCGACCTGTTTCTCCTTTGGAAATAAGGGTTAGGTATAAACCTAACATTGAAGGAAAACaacgtgaggaaacctggattccattCAAAATTCAACCCTCAAAGACATAAAACTGgggtttaaaattgtattttacgCCATACTCGTCTATGAATTATTAGGATGAGCTATTTTATTAAGAATCTAGCTTGTGATAGCGACTTGGTCCGCGTGGTTAAGAAGACATATTAAAAAGTTTCCAATTTAGGATTAATAGTTTTAGGGTGCATGCAACTTCACCCCGTTTCTGTGACATATCTCATAACTGTTCTTATGCTATTAAtcacagcgtgatgatataATGTATTTCCTAAATAAAGTatatctaatttatttgtttgacaaacaaacaaactcttctgctttaCAGTATTAGTACAGATTCCAACATCacatttaagtttttaacattTACAGTGGGGTATTTAACTAAATCTGTTCGGACGGTCAGACCGATAtccaaaaataattgaataggtatttttcattttatcacatcattaaaaattaaggaATCTAAAAAGCACATTAAATGTCAAATGAAACATCACTTTCTAGTAAAAAGCCGaggtactggtaagtgacgtcaaacGAGTTTTTATTTCACTCAGTCCCctaaattttttgtttataagataaaatcaaaaatactcATACAATAGTTTTTGAAGTCTGAtttactaaacagttttttttgtcaaataatgtaaaatttatgtaattacCACAGTGGAAGAAAACAGTTCAATATTATATGATTGTAAAATTCTTTAAGGATTGTATGTCGCAGATGCATACTGCTCAAATTGTCTGGAGTTTCTTTGTTCTGATTTCAACCCCTCTCGCATTAGTCGTGTGCAACGCGCATGCGTCAACTCTCAGCTCTCTCGTCGGTACGGCGAGCGCTTCAGTTTTCCTGGGAAGGTGGCCGGAGCGGTCGTGCCATCTTTCCAGGAAAATTCCAAAAAGATCTATTAgaggaaaataaatttgaataatttacagACTGCACAGAAGTTTTAGTTTAGGCATTTAGGTCTATAAGGAACTACTGTCGGAGGGTTTGCTTTATTGTGTAAATTCTATTTCAACCCTTAGTAAGTTGAGATTTTGGTTGAAATAAGGTGTACCATAAGAAAACTTGTTACACCCTGCTGATCTGTGAACAGAGTTTTTAGACCTTCAAGatacagaaataattaaaaaaggtgattttttactttgtttcttGAAATTCAACCCCAACAACATAAAACGAGGATGAAAATAGCCATTGCTGTTTCAGGTTTCGTACCCAATGGGTAGTCGATGGGTATGGGTTTTTTGCTGTCTGTCCTTCCGTCCGTCACTAGACAAAAGGCTGTATCTCTAGAACCGACATAAGCTACGAcaaagaaatttgaaattttcacatgtGAAATATCTCTGTTACCGCTATgaccaaaaatacaaaaaataaagatcgaggtaaAGAAACGTTGTCATACATTTGCTGGTGGGTgacaaaacaattaatagtGGGTACTCACAAATTGATTTGTCACTCAAGCAATTTGTTCCCCAATCCAATCTTAAACCAATTTTTTAATCGAAACCCAATACTAAGCCTAGAATTTCGTGACGTTTACCAAAACTGTTtatacgtaaaaatatttaagatatgtGCAATTATGTCGAAAATaagagtaaattatttttagcaaatcACCtcagaaaacatttaaatttcaaataagatTTCAACCCTAGTTTCTGCaggttgaaataatattttctagttaaagcatgttctttaaaaagtttgaaaatctgttttatctagtttattaatttattattttaatagattttttcgGAATTTTCCTGGAAAGATGGCACGACCGCTCCAGCCACCTTCCCAGGAAAACTGAAGCGTTCGTCGCACCGACGAGTGAGCTGAGAGTTGACGCATGCGCGCAGTGCATGTATGGAGGGCTGATCCAGGATTATATAAACAATGGATATGCCACTATTTTGTGATATTTCAATGCTCTTTATTAAACTAAGGGTTTACAACTATCTAATATGTTTAGGCATTTACTGTATAAAGGataaaataattggtaattGCAAGTGCAAGTAGCAAATTATCTTAATCATTGAcgcatttcacaaaaaataataatttactttcgtGGATAAAAACTTTTCCATCCAAGAAAGTAAATAAGGTGTAAAGGAGTATAAATCAAATGTAACATTTGATTGTAAACTTTTCTGTACATACAAGtctagaaataatattttctttgtgtcAGTGTAGACAAAACTTGCAATGTCTTTTGTGGCTAACTAAGAAAAAGGCGTTTTTAACAGAATTCAACCCCGGTTCAACTTTATACATTCTCGAACTATTTAAACGACAGTAGTTTATACAGAATTTAGACTGGAATTTCAGTATTCTTAGAGTTGAAATATGAAAACTATAATAGTTATTAAGTGCAGAATTTAGACCCCAGTTTCAGTTCCCTAAGGGTTGAAATTCAATGTTGTATTGAATTTCAACCTTTCTACTGACTGAATTTATTTAGATGGTTTGTCGCTTCGCCGTCAGCTGGGCTCAGAGTTGACGAATGCGCGtttgttaatttcatttcatttccatttttttaataaatattaaggtatataattatatatcatTACTCGCttcttttattaatactaaatgCCCACACTTATGTATAGTAACACAGGTTGGTTTGTcatgctttttttattataaatctcaACCTCTagttcttattaaataaactcttagaaaaatgtttttcaaccaaaaaaaaatcgttcgaGTTTCTTTTCAGTATgggtttttatttctatttaatagttttttttcggAATTTTCCTGGAAAGATGGCACTACCGCTCCGGCCACCTTCCCAGGAAAACTGAAGCGCTCGTCGCACCGGCGAGTGAGCTGAGAGTTGACGCATGCGCGTAGTGCATGTCTGGAGGGCTGATCCTGGAATATAGAAACAACGGATATGCCATTgatgtattatatttaattgctcTTTATTAAACTATTGTTCTCAACTATCtaattttgtcaaatattatgtatgtatgtacttaaAGAATGAAATTATCAGTTATTGTAAGTGCTGTCTATATTTCTTTATCTTAACTTCTAGTCTCATATgtgattgtaaaaaaaaaaaatgtaatatattattgcaAACCGTTCTTATCCGAACATCCAATggaaatcttttaattttttttgattaattgttagaaaagaacagaaaaaaactaTATTCGCAATGTCTGTTGTGCTTAACTaagaagaatttttttttatcagaattttAAGTGATTTTATACAAGTTCACCTATGaaactacaatatttaatacttaGTTACAAAATTTAGGCCCCAGTTTCATTTTTCTAAGGgttgaaattcaatttatataatcaaAGCAATTGACTTGACCGTTTTGTATATCATTATTCGCTTCTTTTATTGCTACTAAATACGCACAAATGTTTGATTCAAGTGGGTACTAGTTACACGGGTTTTTTTGTCATGCTTAAAAGTGGTTTATGATAACAAATCTCAACCTCTAGTTCtaatcataaaattatcttcgaaaaatgttttccaaccaaaaaaaaaacgtgcgAGCTTCTTTTCAGTATcggtttttatttctatttaatagctttttttcGGAATTTTCCTGGAAAGATGGCACGACCGCTCCGGCCAGCTTCCCAGGAAAACTGAAGCGCTCACCGCACCGAAGGTTGAGCTCAGATTTGACGCATGCGCGTAGGATACGTTTACTCAACCCCGGAGGATAGGGATAACGTATGGAGGTGTCGGTCTGTTTATAtccattcattattattttatagtaagtttaataaatgtgttcgttggatgcaggtggcaatgaaccggtccagcagtggacagctataggctgagatgatgatgatgttgttGAAATAAATGTGTATCGCAGTAAACTGTTCTTTCTTAACTACTTAACGTTTTATTAACCAGGAACttcataaatgaaaattttattttaattttacttattcgaaacaaaaaatagttacataaaacaatcaaacatagaaagagtattttataaaataatacaatagggatactagcaattttttttcagtgtccgtgTGTTCGTACAAATACAAGATAGTATTTTCATCTGTAATAATGAATACGTGTATAAGTTTTGCGAAATCCTTATGTACTAAGCCCCCTTTCGAAAATCTAAAAGCTTTGTAAATTTTTGTCATTAgcaaaaaggcaaaaatacgtcCCTGTTGTTTAATAATCTATCAGAGggactaaatattatttttttatacccagtaATCATCACTATCAAACTActattatcaaaaaaattacataatatcacGGTTTAAAACTcgaatttacattaaaattattttaattcagtaCAAAAAATCACAACCCCTAGTTTCAAATCCCAAAATACTATTTTTGACAGCTTAAACATCTTCCACAAAATTGATTACAACTTCTTCTCAGtctgtttttttattcctatttaatagtttttttcgGAATTTTCCTGGAAAGATGGCACGACCGCTCCGGCCACCTTCCCAGGAAAACTGAAGCGCTCGCCGCACCGACGAGTGAGCTGAGAGTTGACGCATGCGCGTAGTGCACCACGACTCAATCGTTTTAACCCTGTAAATGGAACTGATTctctttgttataataaaatcgagatatataatatatcctataatataatatatataatatatcctgggacaactcacacacggttatctgatcccaagctaagcagagcttgtgttatggttaccagacaactgataaacttacttatatat includes these proteins:
- the LOC113502512 gene encoding tRNA pseudouridine(38/39) synthase — protein: MEKLPPKPRKTRGLDKEELMKLDKEDLVDRIIQLEAHNFQLRNIISRDLGREPKDFTKDGQRQFDFRKCNFRRVLLRVLYFGWNYNGLAVQEDNNQTIEHHLFNALIKCCLIESRETSNYHRCGRTDKGVSAFGQVISISLRTKFSIEEQNTPEALRKEMPYCKMLNRLLPKDIKVVAWAPIPTDNPEYSARFDCKKRQYKYYFPRSSLNIEAMRSACPQLLGSHDYRNLCKMDVGNGVTEFRRHLVKAEIVAFDDKDADRPTSMYYLLIEGNAFLWHQIRCIMGVLLLIGQGKESPDIITELLDVEKNPRKPQYNMALDAPLNLFHCTYELTDKNPWIYDKLELAEILMHLQGEWTHSSIQTTMIKDVIDELEKQYTLMPSETEDAELNGSDKDSIMAHSDCLIQGVKAKVYTPLLKRVKCSSLEEKIQHYKKKRKVGGRENEEVE